One Faecalicatena sp. Marseille-Q4148 DNA window includes the following coding sequences:
- a CDS encoding glycosyltransferase family 2 protein: MDKVSIIVPVYNASKTIKRCLNSIIHQTYSNIEIVLVNDGSSDDSLFICEKVSQNDKRVKIINQKNSGVSTARNKGMENSTGEWLMFVDSDDWIESNTVYSMLELMKNQEASYGVYSFLAKYPTMTQKLCIDDSCYTPTDLLSRFQSVKNIEAIVCSVCNKIYPRSIIMDNNIRFSKEIKFGEDFIFNSQILPYTKKIVTSSELFYHYDCTIEDSGVKKLYREWELYILAINAAVRELLNILQLDPRSADRFQQYFVSNQWKYALEVCINNSCLISEKADMLYNWLKAMPEDMWQWESLQHSELGVFIQGKKNELSRAEIYKKMRRVIGKKKKEDFIIRLKQSVRRMLVK, from the coding sequence ATGGATAAGGTTAGTATTATTGTTCCAGTATATAATGCATCGAAAACTATAAAGAGATGCTTGAATAGTATAATTCATCAAACATATTCTAATATAGAAATCGTGTTAGTAAATGATGGATCTAGTGATGATAGTCTTTTTATATGTGAAAAAGTTTCTCAAAATGATAAGCGAGTAAAAATAATTAATCAGAAGAATTCAGGAGTTTCAACTGCAAGAAATAAAGGTATGGAAAATTCAACAGGTGAGTGGTTGATGTTTGTGGATTCTGATGATTGGATTGAGTCTAATACGGTATACAGCATGTTGGAATTAATGAAAAATCAAGAAGCTTCATACGGGGTGTATTCATTTTTAGCTAAGTATCCTACAATGACCCAAAAACTTTGCATTGATGATTCGTGCTATACACCGACTGATTTACTATCTAGATTTCAATCAGTAAAAAATATAGAAGCCATTGTATGTTCGGTTTGCAACAAAATATACCCGAGATCAATTATTATGGATAATAATATTAGATTTAGTAAGGAAATTAAATTTGGTGAAGATTTTATCTTTAATTCTCAAATACTTCCATATACAAAAAAAATAGTTACATCTTCAGAGTTATTCTATCATTATGATTGCACAATTGAGGATAGCGGCGTAAAAAAGCTATATCGAGAGTGGGAACTCTATATACTAGCAATAAATGCTGCGGTGAGAGAACTGCTGAACATACTTCAATTAGATCCTCGTTCGGCCGATAGATTTCAGCAATATTTTGTGTCGAATCAGTGGAAATATGCTTTGGAAGTTTGCATTAATAATTCATGTTTAATTAGTGAAAAAGCAGATATGTTGTATAATTGGTTAAAGGCAATGCCAGAAGATATGTGGCAATGGGAATCCCTTCAACACAGTGAATTAGGAGTTTTTATACAAGGAAAGAAAAATGAATTGTCACGTGCGGAAATTTATAAAAAGATGCGACGAGTGATTGGAAAGAAAAAGAAAGAAGATTTTATTATTCGATTGAAACAGTCAGTAAGGAGAATGTTAGTAAAATGA
- a CDS encoding glycosyltransferase family 2 protein codes for MKITVFTPTYNRGYCLTRLFESLVKQTYQNFEWVIVDDGSTDNTKDLVESFQEKSVFFPIIYKKTENGGKHRAINRGMELVNGEMILLMDSDDWLRKDALECVVKIDESISEDSKYKYAGIQGLCVHPDGEVVGKTFDGSYVDCTAIECRNYNIYGDKAEIYYTNVLKKYPFPEIEGEKFVTERLVWNKIAKDGYLIRYFNEGIYFCEYLEDGLSHGGNLLYAENPKQWAMAIRQDYDFGVMNAYNTSIQVYIYYLYEKGTITVRHMADNLGMSVFVLYGSIVLQKIMDTMRYILHKKNTISRTTKIDMGKNS; via the coding sequence ATGAAAATTACAGTATTTACACCTACGTATAATAGGGGATATTGTTTGACAAGATTGTTTGAATCACTTGTAAAACAGACATATCAAAATTTTGAGTGGGTTATTGTGGATGATGGATCTACAGATAATACAAAAGATTTAGTAGAATCTTTTCAAGAAAAAAGTGTTTTTTTCCCGATTATTTATAAAAAAACAGAAAATGGTGGTAAGCATCGAGCAATTAATCGTGGGATGGAGTTGGTAAATGGTGAAATGATTTTGTTAATGGATTCAGATGACTGGTTGCGTAAGGATGCTTTGGAATGTGTTGTAAAGATTGATGAAAGTATTTCAGAAGATTCTAAGTATAAATATGCAGGAATACAAGGTTTATGTGTGCATCCAGATGGAGAAGTAGTTGGGAAAACTTTTGATGGCAGCTATGTAGATTGTACTGCAATAGAATGTAGAAACTATAACATATATGGAGATAAAGCTGAAATATACTATACAAATGTACTTAAGAAATATCCGTTTCCAGAAATAGAAGGAGAAAAATTTGTAACAGAGAGACTTGTGTGGAATAAAATTGCGAAAGATGGATATTTGATTCGATATTTTAATGAGGGAATATATTTTTGTGAATACTTGGAAGATGGATTGTCACATGGTGGGAATTTACTTTATGCTGAAAACCCGAAGCAATGGGCAATGGCAATTCGGCAGGATTATGATTTTGGTGTTATGAATGCATATAATACGTCAATTCAAGTCTATATTTATTATCTCTATGAAAAGGGAACTATAACTGTGCGGCATATGGCTGATAATTTGGGAATGTCGGTTTTTGTACTATATGGATCGATTGTATTGCAAAAAATAATGGATACAATGAGATATATTTTACATAAGAAGAATACGATATCTAGAACTACAAAAATAGATATGGGGAAGAATAGTTGA
- a CDS encoding Coenzyme F420 hydrogenase/dehydrogenase, beta subunit C-terminal domain, producing the protein MSRIQNFWLDKRNSNGDCVSQCCGCSACANKCPKNAITMRYDQEGFLYPTIDDKLCIECGLCVKICPIKSRENLENPYMKTYAGYSLDAKIMYNSTSGGFITALSLKIIDNEGIIAGVRYKTDYIKTEYFLAENKEDVFSCSSSKYVQSEKNIVYQKVESQLKRGKQVLFVGCPCDVYAMQQYLGKSYSTLLTCELVCMGVSSYKIAEAYKEYVEKKYKAKLCKINARSKRKGWFVPHLEEEYGDGRIECNTLYGTFLGYGMQVYNRPSCFQCKFRGTKGVADIRVGDFWGIKETDPYWNEKGVSCILVRTEKGKEALAFLEKSEFLLYETDYETATLSNMSSHSNKSYKYVKKREKFKRVFERRGLIDACVATGTISFWTKHIIPDQYHNVIKKFYHAFKDKR; encoded by the coding sequence ATGTCACGTATACAGAATTTTTGGCTAGACAAAAGAAATAGTAATGGTGATTGTGTTTCACAATGTTGTGGGTGTAGTGCTTGTGCTAATAAATGTCCGAAAAATGCAATTACTATGAGATATGATCAAGAAGGATTTCTTTATCCGACTATTGATGATAAATTATGTATAGAATGTGGTTTATGTGTTAAGATATGCCCAATTAAGAGTAGAGAAAATCTAGAAAATCCGTATATGAAAACATATGCAGGTTACTCTTTAGATGCGAAGATTATGTATAACAGTACATCGGGAGGGTTTATAACAGCCCTTTCATTAAAAATAATTGATAACGAAGGAATAATTGCTGGTGTTCGCTACAAAACAGATTATATAAAGACAGAGTATTTCCTAGCAGAAAATAAAGAAGATGTGTTTTCATGTTCTAGTTCAAAGTATGTGCAGAGTGAAAAAAATATAGTCTATCAAAAGGTAGAATCACAATTAAAAAGGGGAAAACAGGTACTATTTGTGGGATGTCCTTGTGATGTTTATGCAATGCAACAATATTTAGGAAAATCATATAGTACACTTTTGACGTGTGAGCTGGTATGTATGGGAGTATCTTCCTATAAAATTGCTGAGGCATATAAAGAGTATGTAGAAAAGAAATATAAAGCTAAATTATGTAAAATAAACGCACGTAGTAAAAGAAAAGGTTGGTTTGTACCTCATTTAGAAGAAGAATATGGTGATGGACGCATAGAGTGTAATACTTTATATGGAACTTTTTTAGGATATGGTATGCAAGTATATAATAGACCGTCCTGTTTTCAATGTAAGTTTAGAGGAACAAAAGGTGTAGCTGATATACGAGTTGGGGATTTTTGGGGAATTAAAGAAACAGACCCATATTGGAATGAAAAAGGTGTATCTTGTATTTTGGTACGTACAGAAAAAGGAAAAGAAGCATTAGCGTTTCTTGAAAAAAGCGAGTTTTTATTGTATGAAACAGATTATGAAACGGCTACATTAAGTAACATGAGTTCGCATAGTAATAAGTCTTACAAATATGTAAAGAAAAGAGAAAAGTTTAAAAGAGTTTTTGAAAGAAGAGGCTTGATAGATGCTTGTGTTGCAACTGGAACAATTAGTTTTTGGACAAAACACATTATTCCGGATCAATACCATAATGTGATAAAAAAATTTTATCATGCTTTCAAAGATAAAAGGTAA
- a CDS encoding glycosyl transferase, which translates to MSIPKKIHYCWFGNAEKPESVNKCIASWKKHMPDYEIIEWNESNIDFSRNRFAREAYESKKWAFVSDYVRLLVLVKVGGIYFDTDVEILKAFDDLLGYKAVAGFEEEKYVMTAVMASEPDHPLFKQWLNQYDEMNFILNENQVNITTNVHYFSEILLKNGLNPNGMRQNVEGIEIFPCEYFSPKNYYTEKIHKTSNTYAIHHFQRSWCEAESSLRKFLRMHPRIQYLYYLPNRLGKKILGNRYDDLKRRLKR; encoded by the coding sequence ATGAGTATCCCTAAGAAGATTCATTACTGCTGGTTTGGAAATGCTGAAAAGCCAGAATCTGTAAATAAATGTATTGCTTCATGGAAAAAACATATGCCTGATTATGAAATAATAGAGTGGAATGAGAGTAATATAGATTTTTCTAGAAATCGATTTGCACGAGAAGCGTATGAGAGCAAAAAATGGGCGTTTGTCTCAGATTATGTGCGTTTGTTAGTGCTTGTAAAAGTTGGTGGAATATATTTTGATACAGATGTTGAAATTTTGAAAGCATTTGATGATTTACTAGGATATAAGGCTGTTGCAGGATTTGAGGAAGAAAAATATGTAATGACAGCAGTAATGGCATCAGAACCTGACCACCCACTTTTTAAACAATGGTTAAACCAATATGATGAAATGAATTTTATTTTAAATGAAAATCAGGTTAATATAACAACGAATGTTCATTATTTTTCGGAAATTCTTTTAAAAAATGGATTGAATCCAAATGGAATGCGACAAAATGTAGAAGGGATTGAAATTTTTCCGTGTGAGTATTTTTCGCCAAAGAATTATTATACAGAAAAAATTCATAAGACATCTAACACCTATGCGATTCATCATTTTCAAAGATCTTGGTGCGAAGCTGAATCATCGTTGAGAAAATTCTTAAGAATGCATCCGCGCATACAGTATTTATATTATTTACCGAATAGGTTAGGTAAAAAGATTTTAGGGAATCGGTATGATGATTTAAAAAGGAGATTGAAAAGATGA
- a CDS encoding glycosyltransferase: MKVVQINAIYGEKSTGIIVRDLDLLLQKNKEESIVVYKDGNDNIENGIKVGNIIDWKMHAFRTRIDGKQSYSSKVSTRILIEKLDKANPDIIHLHNIHSNFLNLSLLVDFAKKNEITILLTLHDCWYFTGKCYHFADIGCEKWKQVCKQCPKRYMDIPSRYKDSSQRVFRDRCDLFDYDQLYVVGCSYWITDLARQSPILRKAQFKTIYNGVDTEIFCPAEHKEINKDFFTIVTMANKWFEVENAEVRNKVLEFIGNSGKLLIIGCTLENQQKYIEDSRVKTVGYIKDRKTLANYYAQADVFLNLTHIDNLPTVNMEALSCGTPVVTYDSGGSGELVEEGETGYRVKVDDVDQVIRSLDKVKQGNILRKNCRDYAVKNFDKNKNYQKYMNLYYEIVKDLGENTHESNI; encoded by the coding sequence ATGAAGGTTGTACAAATAAATGCAATATATGGTGAGAAAAGTACGGGAATAATCGTACGTGATCTTGATTTATTGTTACAAAAGAATAAGGAAGAATCAATTGTTGTATATAAAGATGGAAATGATAATATAGAAAATGGAATTAAAGTAGGTAATATCATAGATTGGAAAATGCATGCTTTTCGAACTCGGATCGATGGCAAACAAAGTTATTCTTCTAAGGTTTCGACAAGAATTCTTATAGAAAAATTAGATAAGGCAAATCCAGATATTATACATTTGCATAATATACATAGTAATTTTTTGAACCTTTCATTATTGGTTGATTTTGCAAAGAAAAATGAAATTACAATCTTATTGACTTTACATGATTGCTGGTATTTTACAGGAAAATGTTATCACTTTGCGGATATCGGATGTGAAAAATGGAAACAAGTGTGTAAGCAATGTCCAAAGAGATATATGGACATTCCAAGTAGGTATAAAGATTCTTCGCAGCGGGTATTCCGAGATCGATGTGATCTTTTTGATTATGATCAACTATATGTTGTTGGATGTAGCTATTGGATAACAGATTTGGCACGACAATCGCCAATATTAAGAAAAGCTCAATTTAAGACAATTTATAATGGAGTGGATACAGAGATTTTCTGCCCTGCAGAACATAAAGAAATAAATAAAGATTTCTTTACGATTGTTACGATGGCAAACAAGTGGTTTGAGGTGGAAAATGCGGAAGTACGCAATAAAGTACTAGAATTTATAGGAAATTCAGGAAAATTATTGATAATTGGATGTACATTAGAGAATCAACAAAAATATATTGAGGACAGTAGAGTAAAGACGGTTGGCTATATTAAAGATAGGAAAACTTTAGCAAATTATTATGCTCAAGCTGATGTGTTTTTAAATCTTACTCATATAGATAATTTACCGACAGTAAATATGGAGGCACTTAGTTGTGGAACTCCGGTAGTTACATATGATTCTGGTGGTAGCGGAGAATTGGTCGAAGAAGGAGAGACTGGATATAGAGTAAAAGTGGATGATGTAGATCAAGTAATCAGATCATTGGACAAAGTGAAACAAGGTAATATTTTACGGAAAAACTGCAGAGATTATGCGGTAAAAAATTTTGATAAGAATAAAAATTATCAGAAATATATGAATTTATACTATGAAATAGTGAAGGATTTGGGGGAAAACACACATGAATCAAACATATAA
- a CDS encoding glycosyltransferase yields the protein MKILLLLSESWNDVTAPNNNMTNWFKGFSDVEIWTISGSSQMPNNQCSNHYFLIGENDMIKSLLTKERAGKYYQLVKGKTLEKETKRCDISDNKKIKKRFAGEPARLLRDFVWRYGKYDLENMKKFIQEFNPDIIFSQRRGSVKMCRLENTVTQFTNAPIVAYTGDDEYSLHQMSFSPFFWIRRFWTRKWLKKMIPQYKLFYSQSERQMEEFQKEFGVNTKFLVKCGVFDVEKIHKYVHNPIQVVYAGKLYCNRWKTLKLLADAIGKVNAEYDKTQIQLNIYTADDVTSIQNKYLNDGIHSIIHGRVSPELLPKIYEKSDIVLHIESFDKKNRLLTQDSFSTKVMDCLSSGCAVMAICWEGHAAFQYLKKADAAIIASSEEEIYLNIKKIVCNNEIICEYANKAYICGKNNHQKKDVQKMLFDDFNKVIEEC from the coding sequence ATGAAAATACTGTTGTTGTTAAGTGAAAGCTGGAATGATGTAACAGCACCTAATAATAATATGACCAATTGGTTCAAAGGATTTTCAGATGTTGAAATATGGACAATTTCCGGATCTTCTCAAATGCCGAATAATCAATGTAGCAACCATTATTTTCTGATTGGTGAAAATGATATGATAAAAAGTTTGCTTACAAAAGAAAGAGCCGGAAAATATTATCAGTTGGTAAAAGGAAAGACTTTAGAAAAAGAAACTAAAAGATGCGATATAAGTGATAATAAAAAAATCAAGAAGAGATTTGCAGGAGAGCCAGCAAGACTCTTACGAGATTTTGTTTGGAGATATGGAAAGTATGATTTAGAAAATATGAAAAAATTTATTCAGGAATTTAATCCAGACATTATCTTTTCTCAACGCCGAGGTTCGGTTAAAATGTGTAGGTTAGAAAACACAGTTACGCAATTTACGAACGCACCTATTGTAGCCTACACAGGTGATGATGAATATTCTTTACATCAAATGTCATTTTCTCCGTTTTTTTGGATAAGAAGATTTTGGACTCGAAAATGGTTGAAGAAAATGATTCCACAGTATAAATTATTTTATAGTCAATCAGAAAGGCAGATGGAAGAATTCCAAAAAGAATTTGGTGTTAATACAAAGTTTTTGGTGAAATGTGGTGTATTTGATGTGGAGAAAATCCATAAATATGTTCATAATCCGATTCAAGTTGTATATGCTGGGAAATTATATTGCAACAGATGGAAAACGTTAAAACTATTAGCAGATGCAATAGGTAAAGTGAATGCAGAATACGATAAGACACAGATTCAGTTAAACATATATACTGCTGATGATGTAACAAGTATTCAAAACAAATATTTAAATGATGGTATCCATTCTATTATTCATGGAAGAGTTTCGCCAGAGCTTCTTCCCAAAATATATGAAAAATCTGATATCGTTTTACATATAGAAAGCTTTGATAAAAAAAATAGGTTACTAACGCAAGATTCTTTTTCCACAAAAGTTATGGATTGCCTGTCGAGCGGATGTGCTGTAATGGCAATCTGTTGGGAAGGTCATGCTGCTTTTCAGTATTTGAAAAAGGCGGATGCTGCGATAATAGCAAGTTCTGAAGAGGAAATATATTTAAACATAAAAAAGATAGTTTGTAACAATGAAATAATATGCGAATATGCAAACAAAGCATATATTTGTGGAAAGAATAATCATCAAAAAAAGGATGTTCAAAAAATGTTGTTTGATGATTTTAATAAGGTGATTGAAGAATGTTAA
- a CDS encoding ABC transporter ATP-binding protein — protein MEELMLKINNVSKIYKLGQIGGTTFRDELQRFGAKLLKKDDPTKKIGSKEYNKGDTFMALNGVSFEVKKGERVGIIGHNGAGKSTLLKLISRVTAPSSGEICMNGRIASMLEVGTGFHPELTGRENVYMNGAILGMTKAEIDKKMEDIIEFSECRKFIDTPVKRYSSGMYVKLAFSVAAHLDSEILIMDEVLAVGDMAFQTKCLDKMSDVSKKDGRTILYVSHNMNTIRQLCDRCVVLDHGKVIFDGEVEEAIAIYSHVGDLEKFSEKSLIDTERYCEVQNDRIASFMKVNLLGETGNEYRYGDNMKLKLTISAKKEIQSASVRFTFWSKRGYSVASSFCVDFDCIPEGESSYMFDVPISQLVSNIYDVGLVLLEKSEFGSSSEIDVILAAFTIRILENYDFYWNPNEWGHVRMQDTLYEGEY, from the coding sequence ATGGAAGAATTGATGTTGAAGATTAATAATGTCTCAAAGATATATAAATTGGGGCAGATAGGTGGAACAACATTCCGTGATGAGTTGCAACGTTTTGGGGCAAAATTATTGAAAAAGGATGATCCCACTAAAAAAATTGGTTCAAAAGAATATAATAAAGGTGATACATTTATGGCGTTAAATGGTGTTTCTTTTGAAGTTAAAAAGGGAGAAAGAGTTGGAATAATTGGTCATAATGGTGCGGGAAAATCTACGCTACTAAAGTTAATATCTCGTGTAACAGCTCCGAGTTCAGGTGAAATTTGCATGAATGGTAGAATTGCATCTATGTTGGAAGTAGGAACAGGGTTTCATCCGGAATTGACAGGGCGTGAAAATGTTTATATGAATGGCGCCATTTTAGGCATGACAAAAGCGGAAATAGATAAGAAGATGGAGGATATCATTGAATTTTCAGAGTGTAGAAAATTTATTGATACTCCTGTAAAAAGATATTCTTCAGGAATGTATGTAAAACTGGCGTTTTCTGTCGCTGCACACCTTGATTCAGAAATTTTGATTATGGATGAAGTATTGGCTGTTGGAGATATGGCTTTTCAGACAAAATGTTTGGATAAAATGAGTGATGTTTCTAAGAAGGATGGAAGAACAATCTTGTATGTTAGTCATAATATGAATACAATTCGTCAATTATGTGATCGATGTGTAGTTTTAGATCATGGAAAAGTTATATTTGATGGAGAGGTTGAAGAAGCAATTGCAATTTATTCTCATGTAGGGGATTTGGAAAAGTTTTCAGAGAAGAGTCTGATTGATACAGAGCGTTATTGTGAAGTACAAAACGATAGAATTGCAAGTTTTATGAAAGTTAATCTTTTGGGAGAAACTGGAAATGAATATCGCTATGGCGATAATATGAAGTTAAAGTTAACTATTAGTGCAAAAAAGGAAATTCAATCAGCAAGTGTTAGATTTACATTTTGGAGTAAAAGAGGCTATTCAGTAGCATCTAGTTTTTGCGTGGATTTTGATTGTATTCCAGAAGGAGAGAGTAGTTATATGTTCGATGTGCCGATAAGTCAACTAGTAAGCAATATTTATGATGTTGGTTTGGTATTGCTTGAAAAGAGCGAATTTGGTTCAAGTTCAGAGATAGATGTAATTTTGGCGGCTTTTACAATCAGGATTCTGGAAAATTATGATTTTTATTGGAATCCTAATGAATGGGGACATGTACGTATGCAAGATACTTTATATGAGGGAGAATATTAA
- a CDS encoding ABC transporter permease produces MNQTYKYTINSKHKLLDLHIKETFQYRDLIMLFVKRDFTALYKQTILGPLWAIIQPLLTTVVFTIVFGNLAGLTTADIEGDFIIPGFLFYMAGNICWSYFSTTLTATSNTFLSNQATMGKVYYPRLVSPIATSISNLISFGIQFVMFLIFWCFYIIKGGTSIQITPMIALVPLTVVQMLILSVGVGIIISSVTTKYRDLAMLVGFGLQLWQYGSPIAYGLGLIPEKVMFLYMLNPVTPIVTTFRYAMFGFGYFNLVYYVMSWIISLVLFFIGLILFSRIERTFMDTI; encoded by the coding sequence ATGAATCAAACATATAAATATACAATTAATTCTAAGCATAAGCTTTTAGATTTGCATATAAAGGAAACATTCCAATATAGAGATTTGATTATGCTATTTGTGAAAAGAGATTTTACGGCATTATATAAACAGACTATTTTAGGACCGTTATGGGCTATCATTCAACCATTGCTCACCACAGTAGTTTTTACGATTGTTTTTGGTAATTTGGCAGGACTTACTACGGCAGATATCGAAGGAGATTTTATTATTCCGGGATTTTTATTTTATATGGCAGGTAATATTTGTTGGAGTTATTTTTCAACAACTTTGACGGCAACATCAAATACTTTTTTGAGTAATCAGGCGACTATGGGAAAGGTGTATTATCCGAGGTTAGTGTCACCAATTGCAACATCAATTTCAAATCTAATTTCATTTGGAATTCAATTTGTAATGTTTTTAATTTTTTGGTGTTTTTATATTATTAAAGGCGGTACAAGTATTCAGATTACACCAATGATAGCGTTAGTTCCGTTGACAGTTGTTCAAATGTTAATACTTTCTGTAGGCGTTGGAATTATTATTTCCTCTGTTACTACAAAGTATCGAGATTTGGCGATGCTAGTTGGATTTGGACTTCAGTTGTGGCAGTATGGTTCGCCAATAGCATACGGTCTTGGTCTGATTCCAGAAAAAGTAATGTTTTTGTACATGTTAAACCCGGTAACTCCAATAGTTACAACATTCCGCTATGCAATGTTTGGATTTGGATATTTTAATCTTGTATATTATGTTATGAGTTGGATTATTAGTTTAGTACTATTCTTTATTGGTTTAATTTTATTTAGTAGAATTGAGCGTACATTTATGGATACAATTTAA
- a CDS encoding EpsG family protein encodes MLIYLLLLVTILVLNVFRKNGNISNRFYCIVICSLFICITGLRHNTVGSDTTGYYLAFYRLSGSSLAEIISLEKRDFGFYIFEWLVDNIFHNFVAVTLIAACVFYIPITILIYKYSDDYGMSYLVLMAFMFFQFSMTGIRQTMALGFAVMFVLELLKKEKKIWKLLIYGIIGITLHRSCLMILPMLFIPFFKKSRFIAKICFVLLPIIFAFRGNLTSRATSVFEAIGFELETYSGSSGGITTLVVYFLLFAWGLFFTYKNEKENELLTAMLSIMGMSTILQIFVSVNSVFFRIVWYYSIFLTIYIPRMLTSSRVDRKSYLLLKLTIYAGLLYMYLGITIGSAYVIPYSFFWQGV; translated from the coding sequence ATGTTAATTTACTTACTTTTACTAGTAACGATTTTAGTGTTAAATGTGTTTAGAAAGAATGGAAACATAAGTAATAGATTTTATTGCATAGTTATATGTAGTTTATTTATTTGTATCACAGGTCTTCGTCATAATACAGTTGGTTCAGATACAACAGGTTATTATTTGGCATTTTATAGATTATCTGGAAGTTCTTTGGCTGAAATCATTTCACTTGAAAAGCGTGATTTTGGTTTTTATATTTTCGAGTGGTTAGTGGATAATATATTTCACAATTTTGTTGCAGTAACTTTAATTGCAGCATGTGTATTTTATATTCCAATCACAATTTTGATATATAAATATTCTGATGATTATGGAATGAGTTATTTAGTATTGATGGCATTTATGTTTTTTCAATTTTCAATGACGGGTATTAGACAGACGATGGCATTGGGATTTGCTGTAATGTTTGTGTTAGAACTATTGAAGAAAGAAAAAAAAATATGGAAGCTGTTAATATATGGAATAATAGGAATTACGTTGCATCGTTCATGTCTCATGATATTACCTATGCTTTTTATACCTTTCTTTAAGAAAAGTCGCTTTATTGCAAAGATTTGTTTTGTACTGTTACCAATCATTTTTGCTTTTCGAGGGAATTTGACTAGTAGAGCTACATCAGTATTTGAAGCGATAGGGTTTGAACTTGAAACGTATTCGGGGAGTTCTGGAGGGATTACTACATTAGTGGTATATTTTTTATTATTTGCTTGGGGATTATTTTTTACATACAAAAATGAAAAAGAAAATGAATTATTAACTGCAATGTTATCAATCATGGGAATGTCTACAATTTTGCAGATTTTTGTATCTGTAAATAGTGTTTTTTTCCGTATTGTATGGTACTATTCGATTTTCTTGACGATTTATATCCCTAGAATGCTAACATCGTCAAGAGTTGATAGAAAAAGCTATCTGTTGTTAAAATTAACAATATATGCGGGATTATTGTACATGTATTTGGGAATAACAATTGGTTCGGCATATGTTATACCATATAGTTTTTTTTGGCAAGGAGTATAA
- a CDS encoding acyltransferase, translating into MNFIKKFGHKIIRIIKGPTPTDEQIAERIIEKIRNGGGSVGHNVHIIASSIDMGEPYLLKIGNNVTITGVKILTHDASLYKTVGYSKAGKVHIGNDVFVGWGSIILPNTTIGNKVVIGAGAVVAKDIPDNSVVVGNPCQILCTYDEYVNKTKDLMKEYPVIDLLPDELMNDEESKAKIVKKGFGYIL; encoded by the coding sequence ATGAATTTTATCAAGAAGTTTGGACATAAAATTATAAGGATTATAAAAGGACCCACACCTACAGATGAGCAGATTGCAGAAAGAATAATCGAGAAAATTCGTAATGGAGGTGGAAGTGTAGGACATAATGTGCATATTATTGCTTCGAGCATAGATATGGGGGAACCATATTTATTAAAAATTGGTAATAATGTAACTATAACAGGGGTCAAAATATTAACTCATGATGCGAGTTTATATAAGACCGTGGGATATTCAAAGGCTGGAAAGGTACATATTGGTAATGATGTATTTGTTGGTTGGGGAAGTATTATTTTACCAAACACAACGATTGGAAATAAGGTAGTTATTGGTGCCGGTGCTGTTGTTGCCAAAGATATCCCAGACAATTCTGTTGTTGTAGGAAATCCGTGTCAAATTCTTTGCACATATGATGAATATGTAAATAAGACGAAAGATTTAATGAAAGAATATCCGGTGATAGACTTACTTCCAGATGAGTTAATGAATGATGAAGAAAGTAAAGCAAAGATTGTGAAAAAAGGATTTGGATATATATTATAG